From a region of the Arachis ipaensis cultivar K30076 chromosome B09, Araip1.1, whole genome shotgun sequence genome:
- the LOC107615487 gene encoding long chain acyl-CoA synthetase 6, peroxisomal-like, whose product MTFGEASTARSAIGFGLIYYGIPKGACIGIYFINRLEWLIVDHACAAYSYISVPLYDTLGPDAVKYIVNHVAVQVIFCMSQTLNSLLSFLSEIPSVRLIVVVGGIDGHIPSLPSSTGVQVVTYSNLLNQGSSNLQPFSPPKPDDVATICYTSSTTGTPKVSRFLPNYYFLFMVDVVCMKCFPW is encoded by the exons ATGACTTTTGGAGAAGCAAGTACTGCACGGTCAGCTATAGGTTTTGGTTTGATTTATTATGGAATTCCAAAG GGAGCTTGCATTGGCATATACTTTATCAATAGACTGGAGTGGCTCATTGTTGACCATGCTTGCGCTGCATATTCATACATATCAGTGCCTTTATATGATACTCTTG GTCCTGATGCTGTCAAGTATATTGTTAATCATGTTGCTGTGCAAGTAATATTTTGTATGTCTCAAACATTAAATTCG TTGCTGAGCTTCTTGTCAGAGATTCCAAGTGTACGACTAATTGTG GTAGTTGGAGGCATCGATGGTCATATTCCATCACTTCCATCATCAACTGGAGTTCAGGTTGTAACATATTCAAATCTACTAAATcag GGAAGCAGTAATCTTCAGCCCTTTAGCCCACCAAAACCTGATGATGTTGCAACTATTTGCTATACAAGTAGTACAACTGGAACCCCAAAGGTGAGTAGGTTCTTGCCAAATTACTATTTTTTGTTTATGGTAGATGTTGTGTGTATGAAATGCTTTCCTTGGTAA